One genomic window of Microbacterium sp. BH-3-3-3 includes the following:
- a CDS encoding MFS transporter, translating into MIYGPTLLFALGEGAVIPLIPVIADRLGADVAVAALVAAALVVGQLCGNIPAGWAVARFGERLTMGVAGIVILGGLTGVVFANSLLLFAAAVFLIGFCAAAFALARHSFMTTRLPLHFRARALSLLGGTFRLGMFVGPFISAALLGIFGDETASIVFFAVCQVATILLVFFGPDPEKAVPVGAGSVSRRNEGDSRDPDSREADSHDAEDTGEPVTGAIPVVERVGVFRTMWRFRGVLARLGLAAASLSAVRSARQVVLPLWGVSLGLDAGTIAVVVGVSGAIDFALFYASGQVMDRFGRLWAALPAMALMGAGFLALSFTHDLGSAEMWFALFAAVLGVGNGLSSGILLTLGADIAPPTEPAAFLGSWRTLTDAGGAIAPLLVSALTALVSLSVGVGAMGFIALLGAIGFVRWVPRYVPRSRP; encoded by the coding sequence ATGATCTACGGCCCCACCCTGCTGTTCGCCCTCGGCGAGGGGGCCGTCATCCCCCTCATCCCGGTGATCGCCGACCGCCTGGGGGCCGACGTCGCCGTGGCCGCGCTCGTGGCGGCGGCCCTCGTCGTGGGCCAGCTCTGCGGAAACATCCCCGCCGGATGGGCGGTCGCGCGATTCGGCGAGCGCCTGACGATGGGGGTCGCCGGCATCGTGATCCTGGGCGGTCTGACCGGGGTGGTCTTCGCGAACTCCCTGCTGTTGTTCGCCGCGGCCGTGTTCCTCATCGGATTCTGCGCCGCGGCGTTCGCCCTCGCGCGCCATTCCTTCATGACCACCCGGTTGCCCCTGCACTTCCGCGCTCGCGCGCTGTCGCTGCTGGGCGGGACCTTCCGCCTCGGGATGTTCGTCGGGCCGTTCATCTCGGCGGCGCTGCTGGGGATCTTCGGCGACGAGACGGCATCCATCGTCTTCTTCGCCGTGTGCCAGGTCGCGACGATCCTGCTCGTATTCTTCGGCCCCGATCCCGAGAAGGCCGTGCCGGTGGGCGCCGGCTCCGTGAGCCGACGCAACGAGGGCGACTCCCGCGACCCCGACTCCCGCGAGGCCGACTCCCACGATGCCGAAGACACCGGTGAGCCGGTGACCGGAGCCATTCCCGTCGTCGAGCGGGTGGGGGTGTTCCGCACGATGTGGCGCTTCCGCGGTGTGCTCGCGCGCCTGGGTCTCGCGGCGGCCTCGCTGTCTGCCGTCCGCTCGGCGCGTCAGGTGGTGCTGCCGCTCTGGGGTGTGTCGCTGGGATTGGATGCCGGGACCATCGCCGTGGTCGTCGGAGTCTCGGGCGCCATCGATTTCGCGCTGTTCTACGCCAGCGGCCAGGTCATGGACCGCTTCGGACGCCTGTGGGCGGCGTTGCCCGCGATGGCGCTGATGGGGGCGGGCTTCCTCGCGCTCTCGTTCACCCACGACCTCGGCAGCGCGGAGATGTGGTTCGCCCTGTTCGCCGCGGTGCTCGGCGTCGGCAACGGGCTGTCGAGCGGCATCCTGCTCACCCTCGGGGCCGACATCGCCCCGCCGACGGAGCCGGCCGCGTTCCTCGGTTCGTGGCGCACGCTCACCGACGCCGGGGGCGCGATCGCCCCGCTGCTGGTGTCGGCTCTGACCGCGCTGGTCTCCCTGTCGGTCGGCGTGGGGGCCATGGGATTCATCGCCCTGCTGGGCGCGATCGGGTTCGTGCGGTGGGTGCCGCGGTACGTCCCTCGAAGCCGCCCCTGA
- a CDS encoding M20/M25/M40 family metallo-hydrolase has translation MPRNTLHPTASRARRASAVLATSALVGGALMIAPAAFAAPAPGETPDDLGLTGADVMTHLTELADITGSFADQGYRTWNGPGYEAAAQYAEQVLEGTGAFTVSRQTFDVPYSELGEASLTVDGTTYTGSHFDNSEGTDEPYTAALALPLDAEGTHIGCAATDYATVPAGAIVLIQRGVCTFEEKIDFASAAGAGSVFVYNNERPAEEGVSPDDQLTNVGSGPRNEEDSPAATLPQSAGDTLAALVETAAADAPVEGTAVIEKQFLVAQTFNVIADSIAGDPEDTVVIGAHLDGVAEGPGVNDNASGSAAVLALAEKVAASEVPNDKRIRLALWGAEEIGLLGSTAYVDDLVQNDPAELDRISAYLNYDMIGSENFTVGVYDADRSTFPADDVTIPDGSVEIEKIYTDYFDSIEQPWIDSEYSGRSDYQAFIDNDIPSGGLFSGGDDIKTDEQAELFGGTPGVFMDRNYHTVDDTLANVNRDSIDIFSPAIGHAAFALAWDAAVDPEPTPEPTPGEPSPEPTTEPTPEPTGEPTGEPTATPSPVPTATTGPGANGPGGNLPRTGSDVAGSPLPAIGIGMLALGVIVAAGTAVVRRRPQQ, from the coding sequence GTGCCCCGGAACACCCTGCACCCCACTGCCTCACGCGCTCGACGCGCGTCGGCCGTGCTGGCGACGAGCGCTCTCGTCGGCGGCGCCCTGATGATCGCCCCGGCGGCGTTCGCCGCCCCCGCCCCCGGCGAGACCCCCGACGACCTCGGCCTCACCGGCGCCGACGTCATGACCCACCTGACCGAGCTGGCCGACATCACCGGGTCGTTCGCCGATCAGGGCTACCGCACCTGGAACGGTCCGGGCTACGAGGCCGCGGCGCAGTACGCCGAGCAGGTCCTCGAGGGCACCGGGGCGTTCACCGTCTCGCGACAGACCTTCGACGTGCCCTACTCCGAGCTGGGCGAAGCCTCGCTGACCGTCGACGGCACCACCTACACCGGCTCGCACTTCGACAACAGCGAAGGCACCGACGAGCCGTACACCGCGGCTCTGGCGCTGCCCCTCGACGCCGAGGGCACGCACATCGGCTGCGCCGCGACCGACTACGCCACCGTCCCCGCCGGCGCCATCGTGCTGATCCAGCGCGGCGTCTGCACCTTCGAGGAGAAGATCGACTTCGCCTCGGCCGCCGGAGCGGGCAGCGTCTTCGTCTACAACAATGAACGGCCGGCCGAAGAGGGCGTCTCTCCCGACGACCAGCTGACCAACGTCGGCTCGGGTCCCCGCAACGAAGAGGACTCCCCCGCGGCGACCCTTCCCCAGTCCGCCGGCGACACGCTCGCCGCTCTCGTCGAGACCGCTGCCGCCGACGCCCCCGTCGAGGGCACCGCCGTCATCGAGAAGCAGTTCCTCGTCGCACAGACCTTCAACGTCATCGCCGACAGCATCGCCGGCGACCCCGAGGACACCGTCGTCATCGGCGCGCACCTCGACGGCGTGGCCGAAGGTCCGGGCGTGAACGACAACGCCTCGGGCTCGGCCGCCGTGCTCGCCCTGGCCGAGAAGGTCGCGGCATCCGAGGTTCCCAACGACAAGCGCATCCGTCTGGCGCTCTGGGGCGCCGAAGAGATCGGCCTGCTCGGCTCGACCGCCTACGTCGACGACCTCGTGCAGAACGACCCCGCCGAGCTCGACCGCATCTCGGCCTACCTCAACTACGACATGATCGGCTCCGAGAACTTCACGGTGGGCGTCTACGACGCCGATCGCTCGACGTTCCCCGCCGACGACGTGACCATCCCCGACGGTTCGGTCGAGATCGAGAAGATCTACACCGACTACTTCGACTCGATCGAGCAGCCGTGGATCGACTCCGAGTACTCGGGTCGCTCGGACTACCAGGCGTTCATCGACAACGACATCCCCTCGGGAGGACTGTTCTCGGGTGGCGACGACATCAAGACCGACGAGCAGGCCGAGCTCTTCGGCGGCACCCCCGGTGTCTTCATGGACCGCAACTACCACACGGTCGACGACACCCTCGCGAACGTGAACCGCGACTCGATCGACATCTTCTCGCCCGCGATCGGCCACGCGGCCTTCGCCCTGGCGTGGGACGCCGCCGTCGATCCGGAGCCCACTCCCGAGCCCACGCCCGGCGAGCCCTCGCCCGAGCCCACCACCGAGCCGACCCCGGAGCCGACGGGTGAGCCCACCGGCGAGCCGACGGCCACCCCGAGCCCGGTGCCCACGGCGACGACGGGTCCCGGTGCGAACGGCCCCGGCGGCAACCTGCCGCGCACCGGTTCCGACGTCGCGGGGTCGCCGCTGCCCGCCATCGGCATCGGCATGCTCGCCCTCGGAGTCATCGTGGCCGCCGGCACCGCCGTCGTCCGCCGACGTCCGCAGCAGTGA
- a CDS encoding DedA family protein translates to MIHTTSALLPWLDPATIITNSQPWALLVVCFIIFAETGLLIGFLLPGDTLLIMAGLLSHSTPQAPNGVFGLNAWWVALAIGVAAFIGGEVGYYIGHKAGPSIFERKESGIFSRKNVERTNAFFERFGGLTVILARFVPVVRTFAPIAAGVGHMPWRKYTLYNLIGAIIWGIGLTMLGYVVGYIPFIRDIVTEYIDVILLAAVAGTVVFIGIHYFRERAAAKRDAAAGHGVVTHAEAEALTLDPKTLEDGDQPAR, encoded by the coding sequence GTGATCCACACCACCAGCGCGCTGCTCCCGTGGCTCGACCCCGCGACGATCATCACCAACTCGCAGCCCTGGGCGCTGCTGGTCGTGTGCTTCATCATCTTCGCCGAGACCGGTCTGCTCATCGGCTTCCTGCTGCCCGGCGACACCCTGCTGATCATGGCCGGGTTGCTCTCGCACTCCACCCCGCAGGCACCCAACGGCGTGTTCGGACTCAACGCCTGGTGGGTGGCGCTCGCCATCGGTGTGGCCGCCTTCATCGGCGGTGAGGTCGGGTACTACATCGGGCACAAGGCCGGACCCTCGATCTTCGAGCGCAAAGAATCCGGCATCTTCAGCAGGAAGAACGTCGAGCGCACGAACGCGTTCTTCGAGCGGTTCGGCGGTCTCACCGTCATCCTCGCCCGCTTCGTGCCCGTCGTGCGCACGTTCGCCCCCATCGCCGCCGGCGTCGGCCACATGCCGTGGCGCAAGTACACGCTCTACAACCTCATCGGCGCCATCATCTGGGGCATCGGCCTCACCATGCTCGGCTACGTCGTGGGATACATCCCGTTCATCCGCGACATCGTGACGGAGTACATCGACGTCATCCTGCTCGCCGCCGTCGCGGGCACGGTCGTGTTCATCGGCATCCACTACTTCCGCGAACGCGCCGCCGCCAAGCGCGACGCCGCCGCGGGCCACGGAGTCGTGACGCACGCCGAGGCCGAGGCCCTCACGCTCGACCCGAAGACGCTCGAAGACGGCGACCAGCCCGCGCGCTGA
- the prfB gene encoding peptide chain release factor 2 — MLELDLTADIQALRSTFADIQAVVDVDALTADIARLSEEAGAPNLWDDVDNAQKITSRLSHRQSELKRVTEIEQRLDDLEVLVGLAIEMDDDESADEARRELASLKDVIGQLEVQTLLDGEYDPRSAVVTIRSGAGGDDATDFAEMLLRMYLRWCERHKYPVKVMDTSFAEGAGIKSATFEVDVPYAYGTLSVEAGTHRLARISPFGGADKRQTSFAAVEVIPVMEEAVEVEVPEGDIRVDVFRSSGPGGQSVNTTDSAVRITHLPTGLVVSMQNEKSQIQNRAAAMRVLQTRLLLLKREEEAAKKKELAGTITASWGDQMRSYFLYGQQLVKDLRTGYEVGNPAVVFDGDLDGLIAAGIRWRKRKDDD; from the coding sequence ATGCTCGAACTCGATCTGACCGCCGACATCCAGGCACTTCGCTCGACCTTCGCCGATATCCAGGCCGTGGTCGACGTCGATGCACTCACCGCCGACATCGCTCGCCTCAGCGAAGAGGCCGGCGCGCCCAACCTCTGGGACGACGTCGACAACGCTCAGAAGATCACCAGCCGTCTCAGCCACCGCCAGTCCGAACTCAAGCGTGTGACCGAGATCGAGCAGCGCCTCGACGACCTCGAGGTGCTCGTCGGTCTCGCGATCGAGATGGACGACGACGAATCCGCCGACGAGGCGCGGCGCGAGCTCGCTTCGCTCAAGGACGTGATCGGTCAGCTCGAGGTGCAGACCCTCCTCGACGGCGAGTACGACCCGCGTTCGGCGGTCGTCACGATCCGCTCCGGCGCCGGGGGCGACGACGCCACCGACTTCGCCGAGATGCTGCTGCGCATGTACCTGCGCTGGTGCGAGCGTCACAAGTACCCCGTGAAGGTCATGGACACGTCCTTCGCCGAGGGCGCGGGCATCAAGTCGGCCACCTTCGAGGTCGACGTCCCCTACGCCTACGGCACCCTGTCGGTCGAGGCCGGCACGCATCGCCTGGCGCGCATCAGCCCGTTCGGCGGCGCCGACAAGCGCCAGACGAGCTTCGCCGCGGTCGAGGTCATCCCCGTGATGGAAGAAGCCGTCGAGGTCGAGGTCCCCGAGGGTGACATCCGCGTCGACGTCTTCCGTTCGTCGGGCCCCGGCGGACAGTCGGTCAACACGACCGACTCCGCCGTGCGCATCACGCACCTCCCGACCGGCCTCGTCGTGTCGATGCAGAACGAGAAGTCGCAGATCCAGAACCGTGCGGCCGCCATGCGCGTGCTGCAGACGCGACTGCTGCTGCTCAAGCGCGAAGAAGAGGCCGCGAAGAAGAAAGAGCTCGCCGGCACGATCACCGCGAGCTGGGGCGATCAGATGCGCTCCTACTTCCTCTACGGCCAGCAGCTCGTGAAAGACCTCCGCACCGGGTACGAGGTCGGCAACCCCGCGGTCGTCTTCGACGGCGACCTCGACGGGCTCATCGCCGCCGGCATCCGGTGGCGCAAGCGCAAGGACGACGACTGA
- the ftsE gene encoding cell division ATP-binding protein FtsE, protein MIRFENVTKRYRGTAKPALNAVDFEVQRGEFVFLVGASGSGKSSCLQLILRAETPSDGRVVVLGRDLRTLSNRKVPYFRRHIGSVFQDFRLLPNKTVHQNVAFTLQVTGASRGFIQQAVPEVLALVGLDGKEKRLPHELSGGEQQRVAIARALVNRPQVLLADEPTGNLDPGTSIDIMRLLARINAGGTTVVMATHEAGFVDQMQRRVIELSGGEMVRDERHGGYGDTSSLPRLAPEVEKGAAAVAALTAVLEVQREVTHISGPVEPLRGPEGAPAPAPSAEPAAAPGATPAVTTPSADAPREPGTNTRSIPVTTPDVDALGLADRLGLGEKKDRNDEVGPTS, encoded by the coding sequence ATGATCCGGTTCGAGAACGTCACCAAGCGGTATCGCGGCACCGCGAAGCCCGCCCTGAACGCCGTCGACTTCGAGGTGCAGCGCGGGGAGTTTGTCTTCCTCGTCGGTGCCTCGGGTTCCGGCAAATCGTCGTGCCTGCAGTTGATCCTGCGCGCCGAGACCCCCAGCGACGGTCGTGTCGTGGTGCTCGGTCGCGACCTGCGCACGCTGTCGAACCGCAAGGTTCCCTACTTCCGTCGCCACATCGGCTCGGTCTTCCAGGACTTCCGCCTGCTGCCGAACAAGACCGTGCATCAGAACGTGGCTTTCACCCTGCAGGTCACGGGCGCTTCGCGCGGGTTCATCCAGCAGGCCGTTCCCGAGGTGCTCGCGCTCGTCGGTCTCGACGGCAAAGAGAAGCGCCTTCCCCACGAGCTGTCGGGCGGTGAGCAGCAGCGCGTCGCGATCGCCCGCGCGCTGGTCAACCGTCCCCAGGTGCTGCTCGCCGACGAGCCGACCGGAAACCTCGACCCCGGCACGTCGATCGACATCATGCGTCTGCTGGCCCGCATCAACGCCGGTGGCACGACGGTGGTCATGGCGACCCACGAGGCCGGTTTCGTCGACCAGATGCAGCGTCGCGTGATCGAGCTGAGCGGGGGCGAGATGGTGCGCGACGAGCGCCACGGCGGCTACGGCGACACGTCGAGCCTGCCCCGCCTGGCCCCCGAGGTCGAGAAGGGTGCGGCCGCGGTCGCCGCCCTCACGGCCGTGCTCGAGGTGCAGCGCGAAGTGACCCACATCTCCGGCCCCGTCGAGCCCCTGCGCGGCCCCGAGGGCGCGCCGGCTCCGGCCCCGTCCGCCGAGCCCGCGGCGGCCCCGGGCGCCACGCCCGCCGTGACCACGCCGTCCGCCGACGCCCCGCGCGAACCGGGCACGAACACGCGCTCCATCCCGGTCACTACGCCGGACGTCGACGCCCTGGGCCTCGCCGACCGGCTGGGACTGGGCGAGAAGAAAGACCGCAACGACGAAGTGGGACCCACGTCATGA
- a CDS encoding ATP-dependent DNA ligase, which translates to MTEQTVRIGGRRLRLSNLDKVLYPETGTTKGEVIDYYSRIAPRLLPHVRDRPVTRKRWPDGVGTDADPGEPFFAKALEPGAPAWVRRLPIDHSSGAKDYPLVDDLPTVVYLAQVASLELHVPQWRFSADGERLHPDRLVLDLDPGPGVGLAECAEVARWARVILQDIGLDPLPVTSGSKGIHLYAHLDGRQSSDAASAIAKELARAIEADHPDLVVSQMSKSARPGKVFIDWSQNNGSKTTIAPYSLRGRSHPTVAAPRTWEELDDPGLRHLLFTEVLDRPGDPLAPVERDAGPLRAYISKRTAGATPEPVPDAPHADAAPDGLPRFVIQEHHATRLHWDVRLEHDGVLVSWAVPKGVPPTTAKNSLAVMTEDHPMQYLDFAGEIPRGEYGAGIMTVWDTGTYELEKWRDDEVIATLEGGPDGPLGRVRLALIRTEGAGEKSQWLLHRMKTDAEGRPQSDGDPVVALDHGRADRVAVTVTATESDEAPEPEPAPEPAPGTSTPPAPPSPAQLRPMLSTAATAGIARAAADRWGEPWVEMKWDGIRGIGLWDGERLRLRSRNGNDLTAAYPELTTVDLGLGPEPAVVDGEIVALDAQGRPSFPLLQRRMNLAQPREIEREARRTPVQLYLFDVLSVGERDVAALPLTERRGILEALAQDAGAPVVVPPVFDDVDAAVATSGRFGLEGVVVKDPGSVYRRGERSEQWLKVKHSRTQEVVIGGVRPGKGNRAGTIGSLLVGVPGPDGLQYAGRVGSGFGDQTLARLGEMLAALGSDTDPFVGVPAADARDALWVRPELVAEVEFAEFTPGGILRQARWRGLRPDKDPGEVVREV; encoded by the coding sequence ATGACGGAGCAGACGGTGCGCATCGGCGGACGCCGCCTGCGTCTGTCGAACCTCGACAAGGTGCTGTACCCCGAGACCGGGACCACCAAGGGCGAGGTGATCGACTACTACTCCCGCATCGCCCCGCGCCTGCTCCCCCACGTGCGAGATCGTCCTGTCACGCGCAAGCGCTGGCCCGACGGGGTCGGCACCGACGCCGACCCGGGCGAGCCCTTCTTCGCCAAGGCCCTCGAACCCGGAGCGCCGGCCTGGGTGCGGCGCCTGCCGATCGACCACTCCTCGGGCGCCAAGGACTACCCCCTCGTCGACGATCTGCCCACCGTCGTCTACCTGGCGCAGGTCGCGAGCCTCGAGCTGCACGTGCCCCAGTGGCGGTTCTCTGCCGACGGCGAGAGGCTCCACCCCGACCGATTGGTGCTCGACCTCGACCCCGGACCCGGCGTCGGCCTGGCCGAGTGCGCCGAGGTGGCCCGGTGGGCACGCGTCATCCTGCAGGACATCGGTCTCGACCCCCTGCCGGTGACGAGCGGAAGCAAGGGCATCCACCTCTACGCGCACCTCGACGGCCGCCAATCGAGTGATGCCGCCAGCGCGATCGCGAAAGAACTCGCCCGGGCGATCGAAGCCGACCACCCCGACCTGGTGGTCAGCCAGATGTCGAAGTCCGCGCGCCCCGGCAAGGTCTTCATCGACTGGAGCCAGAACAACGGCTCGAAGACCACGATCGCGCCGTACTCGCTGCGGGGACGATCGCACCCCACCGTCGCCGCCCCGCGCACGTGGGAGGAGCTCGACGACCCGGGCCTACGTCACCTGCTGTTCACCGAGGTGCTGGATCGCCCCGGCGATCCGCTCGCGCCGGTCGAGCGCGACGCGGGACCCCTTCGTGCGTACATCTCCAAGCGCACCGCGGGTGCGACCCCCGAGCCCGTGCCCGATGCCCCGCACGCCGACGCCGCACCCGACGGTCTTCCCCGCTTCGTCATCCAAGAGCACCACGCCACCCGCCTGCACTGGGACGTACGACTCGAACACGATGGGGTGCTGGTCAGCTGGGCCGTCCCGAAGGGAGTCCCCCCGACGACGGCGAAGAACAGCCTCGCGGTCATGACCGAAGACCACCCCATGCAGTACCTCGACTTCGCCGGCGAGATCCCCCGCGGCGAGTACGGCGCCGGCATCATGACGGTGTGGGACACGGGCACCTACGAGCTCGAGAAATGGCGCGACGACGAGGTCATCGCCACCCTCGAGGGCGGGCCCGACGGGCCGCTCGGCCGAGTGCGTCTGGCCCTCATCCGCACCGAGGGCGCGGGCGAGAAGTCGCAGTGGCTGCTGCACCGGATGAAGACGGATGCCGAGGGTCGGCCGCAGAGTGATGGCGACCCGGTGGTGGCCCTCGATCACGGCCGCGCGGATCGGGTCGCGGTGACGGTGACTGCGACGGAGAGCGACGAGGCGCCCGAGCCGGAGCCCGCGCCCGAGCCGGCGCCCGGCACCTCGACGCCGCCGGCTCCCCCGAGTCCCGCGCAGCTGCGCCCCATGCTGTCCACCGCCGCCACCGCCGGGATCGCCCGGGCCGCCGCCGACCGCTGGGGCGAGCCGTGGGTCGAGATGAAGTGGGACGGCATCCGCGGAATCGGCCTCTGGGACGGCGAGCGGCTGCGCCTTCGATCGCGCAACGGCAACGACCTCACCGCCGCCTACCCCGAACTCACGACCGTCGACCTCGGGCTCGGCCCGGAGCCCGCGGTCGTCGACGGCGAGATCGTCGCGCTCGACGCGCAGGGACGCCCGAGCTTCCCCCTGCTGCAAAGACGGATGAACCTCGCGCAGCCCCGCGAGATCGAGCGCGAAGCCCGGCGCACACCGGTGCAGCTGTACCTGTTCGACGTACTTTCGGTGGGCGAGCGCGACGTCGCCGCCCTGCCGCTGACCGAGCGGCGCGGCATCCTGGAGGCACTGGCGCAGGATGCCGGGGCCCCCGTCGTCGTGCCGCCCGTGTTCGACGACGTCGACGCCGCCGTCGCGACGAGCGGCCGGTTCGGGCTCGAGGGCGTCGTGGTCAAGGACCCCGGTTCGGTATACCGCCGCGGCGAGCGTTCGGAACAGTGGCTCAAGGTGAAGCACTCGCGTACGCAGGAGGTCGTGATCGGCGGCGTCCGCCCGGGCAAGGGCAACCGCGCGGGCACGATCGGGTCGCTCCTGGTCGGTGTCCCCGGACCGGACGGCCTGCAGTACGCCGGCCGCGTCGGCTCGGGTTTCGGTGACCAGACCTTGGCCAGACTCGGCGAGATGCTCGCCGCGCTGGGAAGCGACACCGACCCGTTCGTGGGGGTGCCCGCCGCCGATGCCCGCGACGCGCTGTGGGTGCGGCCCGAACTCGTCGCCGAGGTGGAGTTCGCGGAGTTCACCCCCGGCGGCATCCTGCGCCAGGCACGCTGGCGGGGCCTGCGGCCCGACAAGGATCCGGGCGAGGTGGTGCGGGAGGTCTGA
- a CDS encoding Ku protein, whose translation MRSIWKGALTFGLVNVPVKVYSATEDHDVSLHQVHNKDGGRIRYQRICEVDGEVVPYADIDRAYDDGEQTVVLTKDDLASLPSERSREIEVVEFVPSDQVDLLTLDKAYYLEPDSSSPKAYVLLRKTLEQTDRTAIVRFSLRQKTRLAALRVRDDVLVLQTLLWADEVREAAFPALDESVRISAKELEMSASLVESFSKDFDPEEFTDEYQAELRTLIDAKLEQGDAIDTAATFGEQESDDDGGEVIDLMEALRASVERSRAARTEKADDAPAKKAPAKKKSSKAS comes from the coding sequence ATGCGATCGATCTGGAAGGGCGCCCTGACCTTCGGCCTCGTCAACGTGCCCGTGAAGGTGTACTCGGCCACCGAAGACCACGACGTCTCTCTGCACCAGGTGCACAACAAGGACGGCGGGCGCATCCGGTACCAGCGCATTTGCGAGGTCGACGGCGAGGTGGTGCCCTACGCCGACATCGATCGCGCGTACGACGACGGCGAGCAGACGGTCGTGCTGACCAAAGACGACCTCGCGTCGCTGCCGAGCGAACGCAGTCGCGAGATCGAGGTGGTCGAGTTCGTTCCCAGCGATCAGGTCGATCTGCTGACCCTCGACAAGGCGTACTACCTCGAGCCCGACTCCTCGTCGCCGAAGGCGTACGTGCTGTTGCGCAAGACGCTCGAGCAGACCGACCGCACCGCGATCGTGCGCTTCTCGCTGCGTCAGAAGACGCGGCTCGCGGCCCTGCGCGTGCGCGACGACGTGCTCGTGCTGCAGACGCTGCTCTGGGCCGACGAGGTGCGTGAGGCGGCGTTCCCCGCGCTGGACGAGAGCGTGCGCATCTCGGCGAAGGAGCTCGAGATGTCGGCCTCTCTGGTCGAGAGCTTCTCGAAGGATTTCGACCCCGAGGAGTTCACCGACGAGTACCAGGCCGAGCTGCGCACCCTGATCGACGCGAAGCTCGAGCAGGGCGACGCCATCGACACCGCGGCGACCTTCGGCGAGCAGGAGAGCGACGACGACGGCGGCGAGGTCATCGACCTCATGGAGGCCCTGCGCGCGAGCGTCGAGCGCAGTCGCGCGGCCCGCACCGAGAAGGCCGACGACGCGCCGGCCAAGAAGGCGCCGGCGAAGAAGAAGAGCTCGAAGGCGTCCTGA
- a CDS encoding NADPH:quinone reductase, whose product MKAITYSQPGDSSVLSLAERPLPEPGAGEVRVRIVVSGVNPTDWKARANTDRPLAFDEVTPNQDGAGIVDAVGDGVEGLSVGQRVWVYLAAHQRPTGTAAEYSVLPAERAVPLADAASFELGASLGVPAMTAHRALTVHEDGPSRLAPGALSGRTVLVQGGAGAVGHAAIQLAVWAGATVIATVSSDAKEALARAAGAHHVLRYPNEALADGIRELAPNGVEHIVEVAIADNAGLDVEVIANHGTIGYYADNGGDAFTAAVRVSFAKNVRWQGLLLYTVGERALAAAAEDVSAAVAAGALPVGEEAGLPLSGFPLDETAAAHDAVEAGVTGKVLIRVADED is encoded by the coding sequence ATGAAGGCGATCACGTACTCCCAGCCCGGTGACTCCTCCGTTCTCTCGCTCGCGGAGCGCCCGCTTCCCGAACCCGGTGCGGGCGAAGTGCGCGTGCGCATCGTCGTATCGGGGGTGAACCCCACCGACTGGAAGGCCCGGGCCAACACCGACCGGCCGCTCGCGTTCGACGAGGTCACGCCCAACCAGGACGGGGCGGGAATCGTGGATGCCGTCGGCGACGGCGTCGAGGGTCTCTCGGTGGGCCAGCGGGTGTGGGTGTACCTCGCCGCGCACCAGCGTCCGACCGGAACCGCGGCCGAGTACTCGGTGCTCCCCGCCGAGCGCGCCGTCCCGCTGGCCGACGCGGCGTCGTTCGAGCTCGGCGCCAGCCTCGGCGTTCCCGCGATGACGGCCCACCGCGCCCTCACCGTGCACGAAGACGGCCCGTCGCGCCTCGCCCCGGGTGCCCTGTCCGGGCGCACCGTGCTCGTGCAGGGCGGGGCCGGAGCGGTCGGACACGCGGCCATCCAGCTCGCCGTCTGGGCCGGCGCCACCGTCATCGCCACCGTCAGCAGCGACGCGAAAGAGGCGCTCGCGCGCGCGGCCGGCGCCCACCACGTTCTGCGCTATCCGAACGAGGCGCTCGCCGACGGCATCCGCGAGCTCGCCCCGAACGGCGTAGAGCACATCGTCGAGGTCGCGATCGCCGACAACGCCGGTCTCGACGTCGAGGTGATCGCGAACCACGGCACCATCGGGTACTACGCCGACAACGGGGGCGATGCCTTCACCGCGGCCGTTCGCGTGAGCTTCGCCAAGAACGTCCGCTGGCAGGGCCTGCTGCTGTACACGGTGGGCGAGCGTGCGCTCGCCGCGGCCGCCGAAGACGTCTCGGCCGCGGTGGCGGCCGGAGCGCTGCCGGTGGGCGAGGAGGCCGGACTGCCCCTCAGCGGGTTCCCCCTCGATGAGACCGCCGCCGCGCACGACGCCGTCGAGGCGGGCGTCACCGGCAAGGTCCTGATCCGCGTGGCCGACGAGGACTGA